One genomic region from Homalodisca vitripennis isolate AUS2020 chromosome 6, UT_GWSS_2.1, whole genome shotgun sequence encodes:
- the LOC124365462 gene encoding putative gustatory receptor 28b: MEVMSQSFRQSILRQNLLCVNHGQDYISCKKINSLMSAYHILYDAVHEANNFYSDQLLVSTFCSSSILTECLYFFLVDCMTGYNIGMISIGSWIILNAIFLMLVALSGSNVTEAAGETTSLIRKLISQDVSSETREHLKSFLLQLFNKDVGFSASGFFQINRHILTSIAAAVTTYLVIIIQFDT; encoded by the coding sequence ATGGAAGTGATGAGCCAAAGCTTTAGACAGTCTATTCTACGCCAGAACCTCCTTTGTGTCAATCATGGGCAAGACTACATCTCCTGTAAGAAGATTAATTCTCTTATGAGCGCCTACCATATCCTGTATGACGCAGTGCATGAAGCCAACAATTTCTACTCCGACCAGCTTCTGGTGTCTACCTTTTGTTCATCCAGCATCCTCACTGAGTGCTTATACTTCTTCTTAGTCGATTGTATGACAGGATACAATATAGGAATGATCTCCATTGGATCATGGATCattctaaatgcaatttttcttatGTTGGTCGCTCTGTCAGGCTCTAACGTCACTGAGGCGGCCGGCGAGACTACATCGCTCATCCGGAAGCTGATCAGTCAGGACGTGAGCTCGGAAACGAGAGAACACTTAAAGTCGTTTTTGCTGCAGTTGTTCAATAAAGACGTGGGATTTTCTGCAAGTGGATTTTTCCAAATCAATAGACACATTCTGACTTCTATTGCAGCAGCTGTTACTACCTACTTGGTGATCATAATTCAGTTTGATACTTAA